In Mycobacterium sp. Aquia_213, the sequence CTGGCCTGTACCCGCTCGACGTCGGCCGGGTCGATCGCCTCCAGCAACCGGTCGGCTTCGGCCCAGGCTTCCTCGGCGGTAGGGCGGCTGATCACGTGGATCCGCAGGCCGAATTGCAAGGTCCGACCGGCCTCGGCGGCCAGCCCGCGAATCCAGTCCAATTTCTCGCCGACGGCGGCCAACGGTTCGCCCCAGGTGAGGTAGACGTCGGAGTATTTGGCGGCGACCGGCCCGGCCGATCCCGACGAGCCACCGAAGAACACCGCGGGAATCGGGTCGGGCGGGTTGTTGAGCTGTGCGCCCTCGATCTGGATGTGCTCTCCGGAGAACGTCACCGGCTCTTTCGAGGTCCACAGTTGGCGCACCACGTCGAGGAATTCGGCGGTACGCGCGTAGCGCGCTTGCTTGTCCAGGTAATCGCCGTAGGCCTGCTGTTCGTGCGGTTCCCCGCCGGTGACGACGTTGAGCAGCAGCCGTCCATCGGAGTGCCGCTGAAAGGTGCCGGCCATTTGCGCGGCGAGGGTGGGGCTGAGCAGGCCCGGGCGGAATGCGACCAGGAATTTCAGCGTCTCGGTGCGCTCGATCAACATCGCCGTCGTCAACCAGGCGTCCTCACACCACAATCCGGTCGGTGTGAGCACCGCCTCAAAACCGTTGTCTTCGGCCGCGGCGCAGATCTGGTGCAGATAGCGCAAAGTCGCGGGACGGTCGCCGTGCATCGACGTGCCGTGCCCACCGGCGACGAGATTGCGCGAATCCCCGTATGTCGGCAAGAACCAGTGAAATGCCAGACTCATCCAATCCTCTTCCGTTCTTGATCAGCATTCGGTCGACTTTGAAAAACCATGCACGAAAGCTCCAGCGTCGCGAAGCACGTCGCCGCGCACGAGGGTTGAAACCTGCCAGATTCAATCCACCGAACTTGGATGCGTCGCACGTCACCAGTCGATAAATGCCGCATCACAATGCCCTTGCAAACGCCGCGACGGGGTCGGAATAACGCTGTGCGCGCGGCATTATGACGCTCGTGCCTGAACTGAACCGCCGCGCGGTGCTGCGGATGGGCGCCAGTGCCACCGCTGCGGCCGCAGGCGCGTGGGCGTTGAGCGCCTGGCTGGATCCGCTCGAACCACAAGCGTTATCACAGCCGCTGGCGCCCTCGCCATTTGAGCCGTCGTCGGCGAGTAGCACCCTGCCGAACCGACTCACCGGCTCCTTCATCTCGAAGGCGCGCGGCGGCGTAAAGACCAACTGGGTGATCGCGCTGCCGCCCGCGCAGACCTCGCAGAGCGGGCCACTGCGCCCGGTCATCGCGTTGCACGGCAAGGACGGCGACGCGAACATGATGCTCGACTGTGGGGTCGAGGACGGACTTGCCCGGCTGGTCAAGGAGGGCAAGCCGCCGTTCGCCGTGGTCGGCGTCGACGGCGGCAGCGACTCCTACTGGCACAAGCGGGCCGACGGCACCGACTCCGGTGCGATGGTCCTCGACGAGCTGTTGCCGATGCTGGGCTCGATGGGGCTGGATACGTCCCGGGTGGGCTTCATGGGCTGGTCGATGGGTGGCTACGGGGCGCTGCGCCTGGGCGCGATGCTGGGGCCGTCGCGGACCGCGGGGATCTGCGCAGTCAGCCCGGCGCTGTACGCGTCCTACGCCGACTGCGCACCCAAAGCGTTTGACAGCGAAGAGGACTGGATGGCCAACAGCGTGATGGGCCTGCCGGCGTTGTCGCAGATTCCGCTGCGGGTGGACTGCGGGACATTCGACCGTTTCTATCCTGCGACACGCCAATTCGTGAGCCAACTCAAGACGCCACCGGCAGTAAGCTTCACGGTCGGTGGCCACGACGTGACGTGGTGGCGTTTGCAATTACCCGGCGAGCTTTCCTGGCTGGCGACCTAGCGAGGCATCCCAACAAAGGTATGGCAGTCCGGCAGGAAACCACCGCCAGCCCGCCACCCACAGCGGGCGATAGTCCCACCCAACAAATCCAGCGACGCGGATTCCGCCCGGACATCGAAGGCCTGCGGGCCGTAGCGGTGGTGGCTGTCGTGCTCTACCACGCGGGCATCCCCGGCACCGCCGGCGGATTCATCGGCGTCGACGTCTTCTTCGTCATCTCCGGCTTCCTGATTACCGGCCTGCTCTGGCGCGAGGTCAGCACCACGAAAACCGTTGCACTGGGCCACTTCTACGGAGCTCGGGCCCGCCGCCTGTTGCCGGCCGCGGCCACCGTCGCCGTCGTCACCGCGATCGCGGCGGCCGCCGTGCTGCCGCCGTTGCAGGCCCGCAGCGTGTTTCTCGACGGCATCGCCAGCGCGCTGTACGTCGGCAACTACCGGTTCGCCCAGCAGGGCACCGACTACCTGAACGCCGAAGCACCCTCGCCGTTCCAGCACTACTGGTCGTTAGGCGTCGAGGAGCAGTTCTATCTGGTGTGGCCGGTGTTGATCATCGGTACCGCCTGGTTGGTCGGACGCCTGCGGCGCGACGCCGTGGCCAAGGCAGCGCCGTACGCGCTGGTGCTGACATTGGTCGCCGCGGCCTCGTTGGCGGCCGCCGTGCTGTGGACCCGCAGCTCGCCGCCGTGGGCGTTCTTCTCGCTGCCCACCCGTGCCTGGGAGCTGGCCGTCGGCGGGCTGGTCGCGCTGTCGATCGAGCAGTGGCGCCGGCTGCCGCTGCTGCCCGCGGCGATCGCCGGGTGGGGCGGCCTGGCGCTGATAATGCTGACCTGCACACAGCTGGGCCCCGCCACGCCCTACCCCGGCACCGCGGCACTGCTGCCCGTGCTGGGCACCGCGCTGGTGATCGGCGGTGGCTGCGTCACCCGCAGCCTGGGGGTCGGCCGTCTGCTGTGCCGGCCGGCGATGCGCGCGATCGGGCGGGTGTCGTACTCCTGGTACCTCTGGCACTGGCCGGTGTTGCTGTTGCTGCCCCGGCTACTGGGTGACCCCGCCGGCCTGGCGGCTCGACTGGCCGCGACCGCCGTCTCCGCGGGGCTTGCGGTGATCACCTTCCATCTGGTGGAGAACCCCGGCCGGTTCGCCGCCGCCCTGCGCCGGTCGGCCAAGGCCAGCCTGGCGGTGGCCGGGATCGCCAGTGCTGCCACCGCATCGGCATGCGTGCTGTTGCTGACGGTGATACCGGTTCCGGTCGGTCACGGCCCGGCCGCGGCGAAGGCCAACATCATGGCGCTGCCCGCCGCCGCCCCCAGCGCGGGTCCGCGGGAGGCGGCCGTCCAGCAGGCGCTGGCGCAGGTGCGCGACGCGATCGCGACGGCCGCGGGCCTGCGGGCCGTCCCGTCGAATCTGGATCCGTCGCTTGCCCAGGCACCCGCCGACAAGGCCGCGGTCTTCGTCAACGGCTGCGTGCGATCCTGGCGCGACGTCGGTCAAAGCGACTGTGCCGCAGGCGACATCGGCTCGCCGACGACGGTCGCGCTGATCGGCGACTCGCATGCGGCGATGTGGAACCCGGCCTTCCAGCAGGTCGCCGAGCAGCGGCATTGGCGGCTGGAGACGATGGCCAAGGTGACCTGCCCGATCCAAGACCTGCCGATCGACAGCCCGTATCTGGGCCGCGAGTACACCGAATGCGAACAATGGCGCACCCAGGTGATGGCCCGGGTGGCGGCCGAGCATCCGCGTCTGGTCGTGCTGGACATGAGCCGGCGCTACGGCGGCGACTTCGGCTTTGTGTCCTACGACCCGGCGTGGATCGACACCCTGGGTCGCACCGTCGCAGCGCTGCGGCGCACCGGTGCGACCGTCCTGGTCCTCGGCCCCGCCCCGGATCCGCAATCCCCGGTGCCCACCTGCCTGTCCGGACACCTCGACGACGCCACCGCCTGCGCGCCAAGCCGTTCGGTCGCGGTCAATGACGGCGGTATCTCCGCGGAGCGGGCCGCGGCCACCGGCAACGGCGGCCACTACGCCGATCTCACCGACCTGTTCTGCACATCCGAGCGTTGCCCGATGATCGTCGGTAACACCTTGGTGTTCCGCGACGACAACCACGTCACAACCGAATATGCGCAGTTGTTGGCGCCGGTGCTGGGCGCGCTCGCAGACAGCGCCATAACGGACGGGTGACGTTGCGATGACTTTCTTTGCGAATGAACCCCGCCACCAATCTGAACGTGTTACGAATGTAAGGGTTTTGGAGGTTTGAAATGTCCCCGCTGTTGTTGGTTTGCATCGCGGCTGCTACGCCAGTCGTCGGAGTTGGCTTGATGCAACTCCAAGCACGCCTGGAGCAGTGGGACTACGAGCGGCACGCAGAGGACTGAACGCCGATTGGCGTCGTAAAGCCTTGCGCGGCTGGCACTTTGACACGGAGCCAGCCCGCCAAGAGTCTGAGTGCTTCGCTACCTGAATAGTTGCGTGCGAATCAGCGGTGCAATCTTGTCCGCCATGTACCGGTGCCCGGCGTCGTTGGGGTGCACGCCATCTGGGCCAATCAGGTCCGGCCTGTCGACGAACCAGTGAGCGCCGATCGGGTCGACGAACGCCGCGCCCGCGGCCCGCGCCTCGGAGTTGAGCACGTCGCGAATCTGCAGGATGTCCGCCGGCACATCCGCGGTCGGCCACGGCGGCCCGATCACCAGGAATCTCGCCGTGGGCGCCAGGATGCGCGCGACCTGGAAGGTGTCGCGAGCCCGGCCGGCCAGCAGGCCTGGGTCGGAGCCCTGGTCGTTGCGGGAGCCGAAGAACACCACCAGCACGTCGTCGGCCTTGACGGACCTGACGGTCAGATCCTCGAAGATGCTGCCGTGATCGCCGGGCACGACATAACCGGCTCTGCCCTCGGCAGCCACGTCGGCGTCGATCTGCAGCCCACGCTTGGTCAGGGTCTGCCAGGTCAGGGCGGTCCACGCTTTGGGGCCCAGGCCGCCCTCGTCGGTGCCGGTCGTATACGAGTCGCCGACCACCGCGATGTGGGTCAGCCGGCCATCCAGCGTCAATGCCTGATACGGCCGCACCTGTGCCGGGTGCGCCACGACTTCACCCAGCAAGCCGCCCAGCAGCGCGAAGTTGACGACGAACACGGCCAGACGACTCACGCCTACCTCCCCCCTGTGCACGGCATGGCCTTGTAGTGCACGCCAACCAACGGAATTTTACGAATAATCGACGCGCGCCCGCCGTCAACGCGCTGTTGCGCCGTGTGATCTGGGAGCGAGTCGATCAGCATGCCCCAAACTACCAGTGCGGTGCGGCTACCAGCGCCGAATCCAGGTCCGAGAGATTATGGGGCACAGTATGATTCGCGGCTACTCAGGAAGCTGTCCGCTCGGTGATCGGTTCGAGTCCGCCGTCGATCTGGCGAACCTTGGCCGGGGCCGGCTCGTTGGGCTCGGTTCGCTGGGCCGCGGGACGGACGTCGACCATCCTGCGCATCCAGCGGCGCGCGGGCTCCTCCACGACGTGATACAGCAGGCTCGAAACCGCCAGGGCGATCGCGAACAGGCCCAGCACATTCCATTTCCAGGGGGAATCGGACTCCCACGGCGTGAGCTTGAAATTTTCGACCGCCCATCCCCAGGACGTGTGCACCAGCTCATGCACCATGTACAGGCAGAACGAGATCTGCCCGCCGTAGACCATCACCCGGGTGGACAGCAGCCTGGGCAGGCTGCCCAGGCCGACCGCGAGCGTGATGACCAGGGGAACGAACAGCGCGTCGACTACGCCGCCGCTGTCGTTTTCCACGACTCCGCCGATCGGATGGGCGTTAAACCAGTACAGGACGCCCACCACGGCGGCCAGCAGCAGCAGCGAGAGGTATCCGGCGATGTGGCGACCGCGATCGGTCAGCCGCAATCGGCGCACGGCGGCGCAGGCCAGCGCCCCCGCGGTGAACTGCGTCACGATCCGCGGCAGCCAGCTCCACGGCGTGTAGAAGTGACCGCTGGCCAACAACATCACCACCGGCGGGAGTGAGGCCACCACAGCCAGCCACATCAGGGCGCGGGCGCGGGTGGCCAGCTTCATCCGGAAAACGACCAGGGCGAGCACGCCGAACAGCAGGTAAGCGAGCCATTCCGCGCTGATCGACCAGGCCGGCCCATCCCAGCTGGTCCCGTCGAAGAACGGCTCGAACCACAACTGCACGAGCAAGACCTGGCGGATGTAGCTGACCGCGGTGAGGTCGCTCGCCTCGGGCAGCGGCGTATGGCCGACGTGCAGCGACAGGATCACCAGCAGCGCGGCCAGGTGCATGGTGACCAGATAAACCGGCCACACCCGGGCCAGCCGCAGCCACAGGAAGTGCAGGGTCTCGCGCGTCGACCAGGAACGGCCCATGCGGTCGAGGTAGTTCCAGGTCAGCACGAACCCGCTGAGGATGAAGAACAGATCGACGCCTTGGGCGCCGCAGTTGAGCACCGGGGCCAGGTTCTCGCGGAAATCGGGCGAGATATCGCTCAGCATCGGCCGGAAGTGGAACAGCACCACCCACACGGCGGCGACGATGCGGAGTCCCGTCAGGGCTTTGATCTCACCCTTGATCTCTGCGCTGCGCACGACGCTCTTTCAGTCTGGACTCGAGTAGTTGCGTTCGCCTTCTCGCCCGGCTGACCGGGCGTTTAGCCCTATCACAAGCCCCCCGACTCGCAACCGGTAGCCAGAGCAGCCTAACAGCGCGGCAGCCCGGATTGCGTGACGGCGGCGGTGTGCCCGCCCGTATACCTCCGCACGCCCGGTTTAGGTCAGCTTTTTAGCAAACAGTTAGACGTAACTGTCGGTCTCCTTAACTTTGGCGGGCAACGTTGTAGCTAGCTTCGGTCGGCGTTGTGTCGGCCTTCGCATCACCACGGGGATTGAGGCGTTCATGACGATCGCGATAACTACTCGACAGGGCACCGTCGACTGCGGCGGAGCCGAGGTTCGGGCACACTGCCGCCACCTCGCCACGGTGGTGACGATCCGGGGAGAGATCGATGCCGTCAATGTCGACCGGGTCGGCGACTGCATTCGCCGCTTCATG encodes:
- a CDS encoding LLM class flavin-dependent oxidoreductase, with protein sequence MSLAFHWFLPTYGDSRNLVAGGHGTSMHGDRPATLRYLHQICAAAEDNGFEAVLTPTGLWCEDAWLTTAMLIERTETLKFLVAFRPGLLSPTLAAQMAGTFQRHSDGRLLLNVVTGGEPHEQQAYGDYLDKQARYARTAEFLDVVRQLWTSKEPVTFSGEHIQIEGAQLNNPPDPIPAVFFGGSSGSAGPVAAKYSDVYLTWGEPLAAVGEKLDWIRGLAAEAGRTLQFGLRIHVISRPTAEEAWAEADRLLEAIDPADVERVQASLARSESEGQRRMLKLHGGKSGELLIAPNLWAGVGLVRGGAGTALVGSHEEVAERLTEYANLGIDHFILSGYPHLEEAYWFGEGVLPLLERRGVWKHPNRKAQPRSSTPFAAASAQ
- a CDS encoding alpha/beta hydrolase, which encodes MTLVPELNRRAVLRMGASATAAAAGAWALSAWLDPLEPQALSQPLAPSPFEPSSASSTLPNRLTGSFISKARGGVKTNWVIALPPAQTSQSGPLRPVIALHGKDGDANMMLDCGVEDGLARLVKEGKPPFAVVGVDGGSDSYWHKRADGTDSGAMVLDELLPMLGSMGLDTSRVGFMGWSMGGYGALRLGAMLGPSRTAGICAVSPALYASYADCAPKAFDSEEDWMANSVMGLPALSQIPLRVDCGTFDRFYPATRQFVSQLKTPPAVSFTVGGHDVTWWRLQLPGELSWLAT
- a CDS encoding SGNH hydrolase domain-containing protein, whose protein sequence is MAVRQETTASPPPTAGDSPTQQIQRRGFRPDIEGLRAVAVVAVVLYHAGIPGTAGGFIGVDVFFVISGFLITGLLWREVSTTKTVALGHFYGARARRLLPAAATVAVVTAIAAAAVLPPLQARSVFLDGIASALYVGNYRFAQQGTDYLNAEAPSPFQHYWSLGVEEQFYLVWPVLIIGTAWLVGRLRRDAVAKAAPYALVLTLVAAASLAAAVLWTRSSPPWAFFSLPTRAWELAVGGLVALSIEQWRRLPLLPAAIAGWGGLALIMLTCTQLGPATPYPGTAALLPVLGTALVIGGGCVTRSLGVGRLLCRPAMRAIGRVSYSWYLWHWPVLLLLPRLLGDPAGLAARLAATAVSAGLAVITFHLVENPGRFAAALRRSAKASLAVAGIASAATASACVLLLTVIPVPVGHGPAAAKANIMALPAAAPSAGPREAAVQQALAQVRDAIATAAGLRAVPSNLDPSLAQAPADKAAVFVNGCVRSWRDVGQSDCAAGDIGSPTTVALIGDSHAAMWNPAFQQVAEQRHWRLETMAKVTCPIQDLPIDSPYLGREYTECEQWRTQVMARVAAEHPRLVVLDMSRRYGGDFGFVSYDPAWIDTLGRTVAALRRTGATVLVLGPAPDPQSPVPTCLSGHLDDATACAPSRSVAVNDGGISAERAAATGNGGHYADLTDLFCTSERCPMIVGNTLVFRDDNHVTTEYAQLLAPVLGALADSAITDG
- a CDS encoding Rv0518 family GDSL lipase is translated as MSRLAVFVVNFALLGGLLGEVVAHPAQVRPYQALTLDGRLTHIAVVGDSYTTGTDEGGLGPKAWTALTWQTLTKRGLQIDADVAAEGRAGYVVPGDHGSIFEDLTVRSVKADDVLVVFFGSRNDQGSDPGLLAGRARDTFQVARILAPTARFLVIGPPWPTADVPADILQIRDVLNSEARAAGAAFVDPIGAHWFVDRPDLIGPDGVHPNDAGHRYMADKIAPLIRTQLFR
- a CDS encoding acyltransferase family protein, which translates into the protein MRSAEIKGEIKALTGLRIVAAVWVVLFHFRPMLSDISPDFRENLAPVLNCGAQGVDLFFILSGFVLTWNYLDRMGRSWSTRETLHFLWLRLARVWPVYLVTMHLAALLVILSLHVGHTPLPEASDLTAVSYIRQVLLVQLWFEPFFDGTSWDGPAWSISAEWLAYLLFGVLALVVFRMKLATRARALMWLAVVASLPPVVMLLASGHFYTPWSWLPRIVTQFTAGALACAAVRRLRLTDRGRHIAGYLSLLLLAAVVGVLYWFNAHPIGGVVENDSGGVVDALFVPLVITLAVGLGSLPRLLSTRVMVYGGQISFCLYMVHELVHTSWGWAVENFKLTPWESDSPWKWNVLGLFAIALAVSSLLYHVVEEPARRWMRRMVDVRPAAQRTEPNEPAPAKVRQIDGGLEPITERTAS